A window of Flavobacterium flavigenum contains these coding sequences:
- a CDS encoding 5-(carboxyamino)imidazole ribonucleotide synthase — translation MNYFSSDFKLGILGGGQLGKMLLFDTRKFDIQTYVLDPSDEAPSKIACNKFFQGDLMDYDTVYNFGKQVDVLTFEIELVNLEALTQLENEGLKVYPSPKTLKGIQNKGVQKDFYAANNIPTAPYKRFGNLENLKSAVSSNEVALPFVWKCTEFGYDGNGVKIVRQVSDLDTLPNVECISETMVPFKNELAVIVCRNPSGEIKTYPVVEMEFHPEANQVEYVICPARIDDKVAEKARAIALNVSEKFNHVGLLAVEMFQTNDDEILVNEVAPRPHNSGHYSIEASYTSQFENHLRAILDLPLGDTDSKLAGIMVNLVGAEGFSGDVVYENIETILGWNGVTPHIYGKKQTRPFRKMGHVTIVNEDMAEARRIAEQVKNTIRVISQ, via the coding sequence AGGAATATTAGGTGGCGGACAATTAGGTAAAATGCTTTTGTTCGACACCAGAAAATTTGATATACAAACTTACGTTCTGGATCCGAGTGACGAAGCGCCTAGTAAAATTGCCTGTAATAAATTCTTTCAGGGCGATTTAATGGATTATGATACGGTTTACAATTTTGGAAAACAAGTTGATGTTTTGACTTTTGAAATCGAATTGGTAAACCTTGAAGCTTTAACGCAATTAGAAAATGAGGGTTTAAAAGTATATCCATCTCCTAAAACCTTAAAAGGAATACAGAATAAAGGTGTTCAAAAAGATTTTTATGCTGCAAATAATATCCCAACTGCACCTTATAAAAGATTCGGAAATTTAGAAAATCTAAAATCTGCCGTTTCATCAAACGAAGTTGCCTTGCCATTTGTATGGAAATGTACTGAATTTGGTTATGATGGAAATGGCGTAAAAATAGTTCGCCAAGTTTCCGATTTAGATACGCTTCCAAATGTGGAATGTATTTCAGAAACTATGGTTCCTTTTAAAAACGAACTGGCGGTAATTGTCTGCAGAAATCCATCAGGAGAAATTAAAACGTATCCGGTTGTAGAAATGGAATTCCACCCGGAAGCCAATCAGGTTGAATATGTAATCTGTCCGGCAAGAATCGATGATAAAGTCGCTGAAAAAGCCAGAGCAATTGCTTTAAACGTTTCAGAAAAATTCAATCATGTTGGTTTATTGGCAGTTGAAATGTTCCAAACCAATGATGATGAAATTTTGGTAAACGAAGTTGCTCCACGCCCGCACAATTCCGGTCATTATTCTATTGAAGCGAGTTATACCTCACAGTTCGAAAATCATTTACGTGCTATCTTAGATCTTCCGTTAGGAGATACAGACAGTAAACTTGCCGGAATTATGGTTAATTTAGTTGGTGCCGAAGGTTTCTCCGGAGATGTTGTCTACGAAAATATCGAAACCATTTTAGGATGGAACGGTGTTACGCCACATATTTACGGTAAAAAACAAACACGTCCTTTTAGAAAAATGGGGCACGTTACGATTGTAAATGAAGATATGGCGGAGGCGAGACGAATTGCTGAGCAGGTTAAGAATACTATTAGAGTGATTAGTCAATAG
- the purE gene encoding 5-(carboxyamino)imidazole ribonucleotide mutase, whose amino-acid sequence MSKVAIIMGSISDMPVMQDAIDILKQFNIETEVDIVSAHRTPEKLFDFSKNAHNRGISAIIAGAGGAAHLPGMVASMSPLPVIGVPVKSSNSIDGWDSVLSILQMPGGVPVATVALNGAKNAGILAAQIIGSHDKKVLDTIIAYKEELKAAVNKAADGLKK is encoded by the coding sequence ATGAGCAAAGTAGCCATCATAATGGGAAGCATCTCAGACATGCCAGTCATGCAGGATGCGATTGATATACTAAAACAATTCAATATCGAAACAGAAGTTGATATCGTTTCGGCACACAGAACACCGGAGAAATTATTTGATTTTAGTAAAAATGCACACAATCGCGGGATTTCGGCAATTATTGCCGGAGCTGGTGGAGCGGCACATTTGCCGGGAATGGTAGCTTCGATGTCGCCGCTTCCTGTAATTGGGGTTCCGGTAAAATCAAGCAATTCTATTGATGGCTGGGATTCGGTTTTATCGATTTTGCAAATGCCTGGTGGTGTTCCGGTTGCGACTGTGGCGCTAAATGGTGCAAAAAATGCCGGAATCTTAGCTGCACAAATCATCGGAAGCCATGATAAAAAAGTTCTGGATACGATTATTGCTTATAAAGAAGAATTGAAAGCGGCGGTTAATAAGGCGGCTGATGGTTTGAAGAAGTAA